Sequence from the Clostridium botulinum genome:
TGGTGGAGAAAATGAAATTCTTTATACACGAGATGGTAATTTTACTCTTGACCATGAAGGAAATCTTTTAACAGCAGATGGATATAGGGTTATGGGATATTTACTTAAAGATGGAGATGATGGTAAACCAAGTGTGGCTTGGGGCGAGAAGGATGGTGATGCTCCAGTAGCTAATTATGTGGATGCAGATTCTAAAAATTTACATGCTGTTGGTGAAGGAGCACAATTGAATACTTTAAAGATACCAGACAAAGTATTAGCTCCAAAAAGAGATCCAGATGGAAAACCAACAGCTGAATTTGTTGAAGTACCGGTTAAAAGTTTTTCTATAGGAAAAGATGGAGTAATCACAGCTGTACTTGGAGATGGTAGTAGAACAGCTCTTGGACAAGTAGCTATGGCTACTTTTAAAAATCCAGAAGGATTAACATCAATTGGGGGAAATTTGTTACAAACATCTCCTAACTCAGGACCAGAAATAATAAAAACTCCAGTAGGAAAGCTAGCAACTGACTTTAGTGATAATAGCAAAGGCTTTGGAGAATTTGTACAAGGTGCGTTAGAATCGTCAAATGTAGATTTAACAGAACAATTTACAGATATGATAACAGCAACAAGAGCTTTCCAAGCTTCATCAAAGATGATTACTACTGGTGATGAAATACTTCAAACAATAACAGGCTTAATGAGATAAGATTAAATAAAACTTGCATTCAGAATTTACACTCCGGCTGAATATTAGCTTTATTAATAAAAGTTATTAGAACTTTTATATGCTATACGATTAGAAGAGATGAATTGATTATTAACAGTTTATAAATAAAACATAAAACTTTAATGATTATTGATAACAAAAGATAAAATTTAAGATAAACGGAGGAAAATTAAATATGTTAAGATCGATGTACTCAGGAATAAGTGGGATGAAAGCTAACCAAGTTAAACTAGATGTTATAGGTAATAATATAGCCAATGTAAGTACAACAGGATTTAAATCTTCAAGTGCAAGATTTACTGATATGCTTTATCAAAATACTTCTTCAGCAACAGCACCAACTTCAACAAAAGGTGGTACAAATGCTAAACAAGTAGGACTAGGAGCACAACTTGCAAGTATAAATAAAGTAATGGGACAAGGTAATGCATTATCAACAGGAAGAAGCTTAGATGTATGTATAGATGGTGATGGATACCTAATCGTAGGGACTGGCCCAACATCATACGGTGGAGATGATGGAACGAAAGGTGGTACTTCAATAGTTAATGGATCTATTAGTGGTGGAGATATGGACATATTATACACTAGAGATGGTAATTTAACTTTAGACCATGAAGGAAATTTATTAACAGCAGATGGTTACAGAGTTATGGGATATTATTTAACTGATGGAACTAATACAAGTATAAAAGAAGGTGAAGTTAAAGATAAAGATGGTAACGTAATAGGTACTAAGCCAGAAGCAAATTTTGTAGATGCTGATAAAAAACCTACAGCAGTTGGTGCAGTTGATGGAAAAAGTGGTGGAACTTTACAACCTTTAGTTATACCTGATTCAGTAATGAAACCTAAAATTAATGAAGATGGTACAGAAGGTGATTTAGAACCAGTACCAGTTAAGAGTTTTTCTATAGGAAAAGATGGTGTCATAACAGCAGTACTTGGCGATGGTAGTAGAGCTGCACTTGGTCAAGTAGCTATGGGAAGTTTTAAAAATCCAGAAGGCTTAACAAGTGTTGGAGGAAATCTATTAGAAGCGTCATCTAATTCAGGTCCTGTAATAGTAAAAACTTCTACAGGAACAACAGATGGTGATAATAGCAAAGGTTTTGGAGATTTTATTCAAGGAGCGCTTGAAGCATCAAATGTAGATTTAACAGAACAATTTACAGATATGATAACAGCAACAAGAGCTTTCCAAGCTTCATCAAAAATGATTTCAACAGCTGATGAAATCCTTCAAACAATTACAGGATTGATGAGATAAGATAATTTTATGATTAGGGAGTAAAGTATTTTCTCCCTAATCCTTTAAATAAAAAATATGAGAGTATAAAATTTATGCTTTATGGGAGGATGTCAATGATTGAATTAACAGGAATGAATAATAAATCATTTATATTAAATGATGATCATATTGAAAAAATAGAAGAAGTTCCAGAAACTTTAATCACACTAAGTAATGGAAAAAAGTACATAGTTATTGAGAGTGTAGATGAAATTAAGTTTAAAATTCTAAAATATAAAAGAGAAATTTTTATCCAGGGAAGATAGAGGGGGCATTTAGTAATGAAAAAAACTGATATAATGACAGCGGTAGGGTTGCTTCTTGGTTCAGGATTAATGCTTTACGGTATAGTTAGTGGAGGGCCATTATCAATATTTATTGATGGACCATCTATTGCCATTACACTTGGAGGATCTATTTCAGCAGTTTTAATAGTATATCCAATGGATGGAGTAAAAAAAGCAGGGAAGCTTTTTATGGAATCATTTAAGGAACCAAAATCTTCTACAATGGAAACAATAGCTCAGTTTACAGAACTTTCGAGAAAAGCTAGAAGAGATGGGTTATTATCTTTAGAAGATACAATATCTCAATTAGAGGATGAGTTTTTAAAAAAGGGATTGCAAATGGTAGTGGATGGAATAGAGCCTGAATCTATAAAAGAAATATTAGAACTTGATATATCAGAAATGGAAGTAAGACATAAATCGGGAGCAGGTATTTTCTCAACATGGGGAGCTTTTGCACCAGGTTTTGGTATGCTTGGAACTCTTATTGGGCTAATTCAAATGCTTCAAAATCTTTCTGATGTAAGTACAATAGCAACTGGTATGGGTAAAGCACTTATAACTACATTTTATGGTTCTCTTATAGCAAATATTTTAGCTTCACCAATAGCACAAAATTTACTTGCTAAGAGTCAAAAGGAAGTTGCAATGAAAGAAATGATGCTTGAGGGTATACTTTCAATTCAATCAGGGGTAAATCCTAGAATTGTTGAAGATAAATTAATATCTTATTTGTCACCAAAAGAAAGAATAGTTTATGCTCAAAATAATTCAGAAAATAATGAAGGAGTTGCTTAAAAATGGCTAGAAGAAAGAAGTCAGATGATGGAGGCGGATTAAAAGGTGATGAATGGCTTGGTACATACTCAGATTGTGTTACCTTACTCTTAACATTTTTTATTTTGTTATATTCTATGTCAAGTGTTGATGCTGAAAAGTTAAAGTCAATATCTGAGGCTTTTGTATCAGTGATGACAGGGCAATCATCTGATTCTTTTATGGAATTTAATATGTATGATGGGAAAGTTCCTGTAATTGGAGGAGAATCTGATGTTGATGGCGTAATTGATGCACAATCTTTAGGAAAAGAAAATATGTATAAAGATATAAAGAATTATGTTGAAAAAAATAATTTATCTGGATCTATGGATATTATTCAAGACGAACGTGGAGTTATTTTAGAATTAAAAGACAGTGTTTTATTTGAATCAGGTCAAGCAGATTTAATTCCTGGAAGTAAGGAAGTTTTAGATAAAGTTGATACATTGGTTTCAGCCTTGCCAAATTCTGTTATAGTGGAAGGTCATACTGATAATGTACCTATAAGTAATTATAGGTATGCAAGTAACTGGGAATTATCAACTCAAAGAGCTGTAAATGTAGTTAAATATTTTGTTGAGACAAAAAGCAATGATCCAATGAAATTTAGTGCAGCTGGCTATGGAGAATACAGACCAATAGTTTATAATAATTCTGAAGAAAATAGAGCAAAAAATAGAAGAGTTAATATATTAATAATCAATGAAAAAGATAATGAGGAGTGATAATAATGGCTGATAAAGATAAGGGGAAAGATAAGGAATCAAAAGGAAAATCAGGCAATATGAAGACTATTATAATATTTGTGGTAGCTTTACTGCTTGTTGGGGGAGGCGTATTTGCTGGAACTTATATATTTATGCAAAAAAATGCTACTACAGTTGTTAAGGAACAATCTATTGATATAACTTATGTAGATATGGGAGAAATGACTGCAAACTTAGCAGATGAAGGTGGAAAAAGATACTTTAAAGGTCAAATATCAATAGGGTATGATAAGACAGATAAAGATGCAGAAACTGAACTAAAAGAAAAAAAAGTTGTAGTAAGAGATTCAATAATATTTTATCTAAAGTCTTTAAAGATTGATTATATTAATGATACTAATAATGAAAAAGAAATAAAAGCTCAACTTATGGACAGAATAAATAAGCAATTAACAAAGAGTAAAATCGTGGATGTTAGATTTGATAGTATAATAACTCAATAGGAAGAAGAAAAATATGGAATTTAGTTTTTTCACAATGATTATAAAGTTAATAATGTCACTACTAGTTGTTTTTTCATTGATGTTTTTAATATTTAGGGTATTAGGAAGTAAAGTTAAAGCAGTTAATGATAATAAATATGTAAAGGTAATAGATAGAACTCAAATAACAAAAGAAAATTCTATAATAGTAGTAAAAGTAGGTAACAAGGGATATTTACTTGCAAATACACAAACAGGTATGGAAAAATTAGAAGATTTATCTGAAGAAGAAGTTAATAAGATTGAAGAAGATAAAAGAAATAATATGTATGTTATAAATGAGTCATATATTAAGAAATCTGAAAATATGAAGAAAAAGGTTTTAAATATATTTAAGAATTTACACATCAAAGGAAGATAAAGATGAAAAAAAATAAAAACAAAGTTATGTTTGTGTTAGTTTTAGCTTTTGCTATTATAACATTTTGTGGAATCAAAGCTTATGCCGTTCCAGAAGGTATAGATTTACCACAAGTGAATGTAGCTATTGGAGATGGTGAAAGTAGTCCCAATGATTATGTTAATAATATAAAAATATTAATATTTTTCACTATTCTTGCAGTACTACCATCTATAGTTATAATGTTGACATCTTTTACAAGGATAGTAATTGTATTTTCATTTATTAAAAGTGCTATGGGTGTACAACAAGCAATACCTAATCAAATTTTAACAGGATTAGCATTATTTCTTACTATATTTATTATGTCACCAGTATATAATGAAGTTAATACAAAGGCATTTCAGCCTTATATAGAGCAGAGTATAACACAGGAAGAAGCTATTGAAATAGGCTCAAAACCAATAAAAGATTTTATGCTTAAGCAAACTAGAGAAAAAGACTTAGAACTATTTGTAGAAATTAATAATGTAGATAAAGAGGAATTAACTAGAGAAAATATTCCATTTACAACTTTGATTCCTGCATTTGCAATAAGTGAATTAAAAACAGCGTTTCAAATAGGATTTTTAATATATTTACCATTTATAGTAATTGATATGGTTGTAGCAAGTGTACTTATGTCAATGGGTATGATGATGTTGCCACCGGCTATGGTATCATTGCCATTTAAATTATTACTATTTGTAATGGTGGATGGATGGTACTTACTCGTAAAATCGTTAATTATGAGCTTTTCGTGAGGTGAAAATTTATGAGTCAAGCGTTATTAAATGGTGTTGTTAAGGATACTATAATAGTTGCGGCAAAGCTAGCAGCACCAATACTACTTGTAGTATTAATTGTTGGATTGCTTATAAGTATTATACAAGCAACAACCCAAATTCAAGAACAAACTTTAACTTTTGTTCCTAAATTAATTGCTGGAGCTATTATTGGAATATTTTTAGGAAGCTGGATGCTTCAAACACTAATGTCTTTTACAACAAGAATATTTGAATTAATTACAAAAGTTACAGCGTAAAGGGGAGGTAGTGCATTGTGATTGAAACGGCCTACTTTCTTGCATTATTTTTTATATTTTTAAGATTAACATCTTATTTTGTTATTGTTAATGCATTTTTTCAAACAGGAACACCACATATATTAAAAGGCGCATTAAGTTTAATAATATCTATTGCAGTAATCGCTGGAGTAGATTATTCAACTGTCAATGAAATAAATAATGTGTATTATTTAATAATTTATGGATTAAATGAAGTTATGACTGGCTTAGTGCTAGGTTTTATAACTAATATGATTTTTGAAGTAGTAAAATTTGCGGGAAGCTGGATGGATATTCATGCAGGATTTTCAATGGTATCTGTATTAGATCCAACTTCACATACTCAATCTACTTTAATCGGAAATTTTGCTTATATGATAGCTACAGTTATTTTCTTTATTGTGGATGGTCATCATATAGTAATAAAATTATTAATTGAAAGTTTTAGAATAGTACCTATTGGTGAAACATTAGTTTATCAAGAAACTATGATGGCTGTAATATCTACTATTACTGAATACTTTGTATTAGGAGTAAAAATAGCAATACCAATAGTACTGATAATTGTTATAACTGATTTATGTTTAGGATTAATATCAAGAACGGTACCTACAATTCCAATAATGATATTTGGGTTACCAATTAAAAATTTATTAGGACTTATTACATTTGTAATTTTATTGCCACTTATATTTAAAATAGTTAGCAATGCAGTTTATAATTTAGCAGATGTTTTTGAACATATTTTCAGAGCAATTCCTTTGGTTCTGATATTTGCAGATGAAAAAACAGAGGAAGCAACTCCAAAGAAAAAATCAGATTCAAAGAAAAAAGGTCAAGTGGCTAGAAGTAAAGATGTAAGTGTTGCCATTACTATGGCTGCATGTACTTTAGCGGTTTCTATGCTATGGGGAAGTTTAGTAAATACATTTAAAGGTGTTTTAACTTACTTTTTAGCATTCCCGAGTTTAAAAGATTTTAATGAATTAACAGCTACTAATTTTATTGCTTTTAGTCTTTTAAAAGTAGCTACTGTATTTTTACCATTTGCATTAGCAATAATGATATCAGGAGTAGCAGCAAGTATAATTCAAACAGGTTTTATGATAACAGGAGAACCATTAAAACCATCATTAGGTAAATTAAATCCACTAAAAGGTTTAAAAAATATGTTTTCTAAAAGAAGTTTAGTTGGTTTAATTAAAAATGTGGTAGTAGTAACAATAATATCTATATTAGCTTATAAGTACGTTAAGAATAATTATGTTGATATAATAAATATTTCGAATTTATATTTACCTTCTTTAGGGAGTGAAATAAAAAATTTAGTAGTAGGGATATTTATGCAAATAACATTAGCGTTAGTTATTATTGGTGCAACTGATTATTTTGTACAATTTAGATTACATAATAAAGAATTAAAAATGACTAAACAAGAAATTAAAGATGAATATAAACAAGCAGAGGGTGATCCTCAATTAAAAGCGAAAATAAAGCAAAAGCAAAGAGAAATGGGAATGAGGAGAATGATGCAATCCGTTTCGGATGCTACAGTTGTAATTACAAATCCTACTCACTTAGCTATTGCATTAAAATATGAAGAAGGTGGAAACATGGAAGCACCTAAAGTTGTTGCTAAGGGTGCAGATAATGTTGCACTTAGATTAAAAACAATTGCAAAAGATAATGATGTTCCTATTGTTGAAAATAAACCATTAGCAAGGTTAATGTATGATAGGGTAGAAATAGATCAAGATATACCTCAAGATCTATATCAAGGTGTAGCAGAGGTACTAGCAATAGTATTGAAGTTAAAGAAGAACTCGTAGTTTTATATTAAATAAAGGATGGGATAAGGTTGGGACTTGGAAATAAAAGACTCGATATAAAAAACAACTTAGATGTACTTGTAGCAGCTGGTGTTATATGTATAGTACTTATGATGATAATACCATTACCAAAAACATTATTAGATGTACTTTTGGCATTTAACATAACGTTATCTGTAGTAATTATAATCATAACAATGTTTACTACAAATGTATTACAATTATCAGTATTTCCAACATTGCTATTAATTACTACATTATTTAGATTAGGTCTTAATATATCGTCAACTAGGCTTATATTAAGTGAAGGTGATGCAGGAAAGATAATTCAAGCATTTGGAGATTTTGTTATCGGGGGAAACTATGTAGTTGGTATAATTATATTCTTAATTATAATTATAATACAATTTATGGTTATTACAGCCGGTGCTGGTAGAGTTTCTGAAGTATCAGCAAGATTTACACTTGATGCTATGCCGGGAAAACAAATGAGTATAGATGCTGATTTGAATTCAGGTCTTATAGATGAAGCAATGGCTAAGCAAAGAAGACAAGATTTGCAATCAGAAGCAGATTTTTATGGATCTATGGATGGTGCATCTAAGTTCGTAAAAGGTGATGCTATTGCAGGGATAATAATAACTGTAATAAATATAATTGCAGGAATAATAATTGGAGTTATGCAAAAGGATTTAAGTGTTGGAGATGCGGCACTTAAGTATGTTCAACTTACTGTAGGGGATGGACTTGTAAGTCAGGTGCCAGCGCTATTAATATCAACAGCATCAGGTATTTTAGTTACACGTTCAGGGAACAATGAAAATTTTGGTAAGTCTTTATCAAAACAATTAACAGGATTCCCTATAGCAACATCTATTGCAAGTGCTGCTATGTTCTTTTTAGCATTAGTTCCTAATATGCCTAAAGTTCCATTTTTAATTGCAGCGGTTTCAATGGCAGTTCTTTCATACATGCTTTATAAAGAAGAAACTAAGCAATTAGAACAAGAGTTTGTTTCGGAAGAAGAAGAAATTATTGAAGCAGAACGTAAAGAACCAGAAAATGTAATGAATTTAATTTCAGTAGAACCAATGGAAGTTGAAATTGGTTATGGATTAATTCCACTTGCAGATGAAAGTTCAGGTGGAGATTTGCTTCAAAGAATTGCATCTGTTAGAAGGCAATGTGCAATTGAGATGGGAATTGTAGTTCAACCAATAAGAATTAGAGATAATCTTCAACTAAAAACTAATGAATATGTTATAAAAATAAGAGGAACAACAGTGGCTTCATCTGAATTAATGCCAAGTATGTTACTTTGTATGGATCCTACAGGTGATGGTTTAGAGATACCAGGTATAAAAACATTAGAACCAACATTTAAATTGCCAGCTGTATGGATTAATAAAGATCAGAGAGAAGAAGCTGAAATAAAGGGATTTACAGTAGTAGATCCAACTACAGTTATGGTAACGCATTTAACAGAAACTATAAAATCTCATTCTTATGAATTACTTGGTAGACAAGAGGTTAAACTTGTTGTTGATAATTTAAGAGAGAAATATAGTGCTGTTGTAGAAGAACTTATTCCAGACTTAATGACTATAGGGGAACTTCAAAAGGTATTACAAAGTCTTTTAAGAGAAAAAGTTCCTATAAAAGATATGGTTACGATAATGGAATCTTTGGCTGATAATTCAAGAAATACACGAGATATTGAAGTACTTACAGAATACGTTAGATTTTCTTTATCAAGAACAATTTGTAATCAGTTAATAAATGAGGATAGGGCAATTACAGTTGTAACATTAGATCCTAATGTAGAGGAAATCATAGGATCTAATATTCAAAAGACAATGCAAGGATCTTTTCCAACTGTAGATCCAGATACAACAACTAGATTACTTGGAGG
This genomic interval carries:
- a CDS encoding flagellar motor protein MotB, translating into MARRKKSDDGGGLKGDEWLGTYSDCVTLLLTFFILLYSMSSVDAEKLKSISEAFVSVMTGQSSDSFMEFNMYDGKVPVIGGESDVDGVIDAQSLGKENMYKDIKNYVEKNNLSGSMDIIQDERGVILELKDSVLFESGQADLIPGSKEVLDKVDTLVSALPNSVIVEGHTDNVPISNYRYASNWELSTQRAVNVVKYFVETKSNDPMKFSAAGYGEYRPIVYNNSEENRAKNRRVNILIINEKDNEE
- a CDS encoding flagellar hook-basal body complex protein codes for the protein MLRSMYSGISGMKANQVKLDVIGNNIANVSTTGFKSSSARFTDMLYQNTSSATAPTSTKGGTNAKQVGLGAQLASINKVMGQGNALSTGRSLDVCIDGDGYLIVGTGPTSYGGDDGTKGGTSIVNGSISGGDMDILYTRDGNLTLDHEGNLLTADGYRVMGYYLTDGTNTSIKEGEVKDKDGNVIGTKPEANFVDADKKPTAVGAVDGKSGGTLQPLVIPDSVMKPKINEDGTEGDLEPVPVKSFSIGKDGVITAVLGDGSRAALGQVAMGSFKNPEGLTSVGGNLLEASSNSGPVIVKTSTGTTDGDNSKGFGDFIQGALEASNVDLTEQFTDMITATRAFQASSKMISTADEILQTITGLMR
- a CDS encoding flagellar hook-basal body complex protein gives rise to the protein MLRSMYSGISGMKTNQVKLDVIGNNIANVSTTGFKSSSARFSDMLYQNASEATAPTSTKGGTNAKQVGLGSQLSSINKVMGQGNALSTGRSLDVCVDGDGYIMVSKGPEVYAADKTGTGADAKNTIGISTSGKLTGGGENEILYTRDGNFTLDHEGNLLTADGYRVMGYLLKDGDDGKPSVAWGEKDGDAPVANYVDADSKNLHAVGEGAQLNTLKIPDKVLAPKRDPDGKPTAEFVEVPVKSFSIGKDGVITAVLGDGSRTALGQVAMATFKNPEGLTSIGGNLLQTSPNSGPEIIKTPVGKLATDFSDNSKGFGEFVQGALESSNVDLTEQFTDMITATRAFQASSKMITTGDEILQTITGLMR
- a CDS encoding flagellar biosynthetic protein FliQ; amino-acid sequence: MSQALLNGVVKDTIIVAAKLAAPILLVVLIVGLLISIIQATTQIQEQTLTFVPKLIAGAIIGIFLGSWMLQTLMSFTTRIFELITKVTA
- a CDS encoding fused FliR family export protein/FlhB family type III secretion system protein; the protein is MIETAYFLALFFIFLRLTSYFVIVNAFFQTGTPHILKGALSLIISIAVIAGVDYSTVNEINNVYYLIIYGLNEVMTGLVLGFITNMIFEVVKFAGSWMDIHAGFSMVSVLDPTSHTQSTLIGNFAYMIATVIFFIVDGHHIVIKLLIESFRIVPIGETLVYQETMMAVISTITEYFVLGVKIAIPIVLIIVITDLCLGLISRTVPTIPIMIFGLPIKNLLGLITFVILLPLIFKIVSNAVYNLADVFEHIFRAIPLVLIFADEKTEEATPKKKSDSKKKGQVARSKDVSVAITMAACTLAVSMLWGSLVNTFKGVLTYFLAFPSLKDFNELTATNFIAFSLLKVATVFLPFALAIMISGVAASIIQTGFMITGEPLKPSLGKLNPLKGLKNMFSKRSLVGLIKNVVVVTIISILAYKYVKNNYVDIINISNLYLPSLGSEIKNLVVGIFMQITLALVIIGATDYFVQFRLHNKELKMTKQEIKDEYKQAEGDPQLKAKIKQKQREMGMRRMMQSVSDATVVITNPTHLAIALKYEEGGNMEAPKVVAKGADNVALRLKTIAKDNDVPIVENKPLARLMYDRVEIDQDIPQDLYQGVAEVLAIVLKLKKNS
- a CDS encoding flagellar FlbD family protein, which encodes MIELTGMNNKSFILNDDHIEKIEEVPETLITLSNGKKYIVIESVDEIKFKILKYKREIFIQGR
- a CDS encoding motility protein A; the encoded protein is MKKTDIMTAVGLLLGSGLMLYGIVSGGPLSIFIDGPSIAITLGGSISAVLIVYPMDGVKKAGKLFMESFKEPKSSTMETIAQFTELSRKARRDGLLSLEDTISQLEDEFLKKGLQMVVDGIEPESIKEILELDISEMEVRHKSGAGIFSTWGAFAPGFGMLGTLIGLIQMLQNLSDVSTIATGMGKALITTFYGSLIANILASPIAQNLLAKSQKEVAMKEMMLEGILSIQSGVNPRIVEDKLISYLSPKERIVYAQNNSENNEGVA
- a CDS encoding flagellar biosynthetic protein FliO, with protein sequence MEFSFFTMIIKLIMSLLVVFSLMFLIFRVLGSKVKAVNDNKYVKVIDRTQITKENSIIVVKVGNKGYLLANTQTGMEKLEDLSEEEVNKIEEDKRNNMYVINESYIKKSENMKKKVLNIFKNLHIKGR
- the fliP gene encoding flagellar type III secretion system pore protein FliP (The bacterial flagellar biogenesis protein FliP forms a type III secretion system (T3SS)-type pore required for flagellar assembly.); this translates as MKKNKNKVMFVLVLAFAIITFCGIKAYAVPEGIDLPQVNVAIGDGESSPNDYVNNIKILIFFTILAVLPSIVIMLTSFTRIVIVFSFIKSAMGVQQAIPNQILTGLALFLTIFIMSPVYNEVNTKAFQPYIEQSITQEEAIEIGSKPIKDFMLKQTREKDLELFVEINNVDKEELTRENIPFTTLIPAFAISELKTAFQIGFLIYLPFIVIDMVVASVLMSMGMMMLPPAMVSLPFKLLLFVMVDGWYLLVKSLIMSFS
- a CDS encoding flagellar basal body-associated FliL family protein; translated protein: MADKDKGKDKESKGKSGNMKTIIIFVVALLLVGGGVFAGTYIFMQKNATTVVKEQSIDITYVDMGEMTANLADEGGKRYFKGQISIGYDKTDKDAETELKEKKVVVRDSIIFYLKSLKIDYINDTNNEKEIKAQLMDRINKQLTKSKIVDVRFDSIITQ
- the flhA gene encoding flagellar biosynthesis protein FlhA; the encoded protein is MGLGNKRLDIKNNLDVLVAAGVICIVLMMIIPLPKTLLDVLLAFNITLSVVIIIITMFTTNVLQLSVFPTLLLITTLFRLGLNISSTRLILSEGDAGKIIQAFGDFVIGGNYVVGIIIFLIIIIIQFMVITAGAGRVSEVSARFTLDAMPGKQMSIDADLNSGLIDEAMAKQRRQDLQSEADFYGSMDGASKFVKGDAIAGIIITVINIIAGIIIGVMQKDLSVGDAALKYVQLTVGDGLVSQVPALLISTASGILVTRSGNNENFGKSLSKQLTGFPIATSIASAAMFFLALVPNMPKVPFLIAAVSMAVLSYMLYKEETKQLEQEFVSEEEEIIEAERKEPENVMNLISVEPMEVEIGYGLIPLADESSGGDLLQRIASVRRQCAIEMGIVVQPIRIRDNLQLKTNEYVIKIRGTTVASSELMPSMLLCMDPTGDGLEIPGIKTLEPTFKLPAVWINKDQREEAEIKGFTVVDPTTVMVTHLTETIKSHSYELLGRQEVKLVVDNLREKYSAVVEELIPDLMTIGELQKVLQSLLREKVPIKDMVTIMESLADNSRNTRDIEVLTEYVRFSLSRTICNQLINEDRAITVVTLDPNVEEIIGSNIQKTMQGSFPTVDPDTTTRLLGGIKNILETTYFNNNQPVILVSPNIRAVFKKLIEMVFPHVMVISLNEVPNDIEINSGGVVSI